CCGCGCCCGATCGGCAGGGACCGGAAGCGGTCCATGACACCGCTGTTGAAGTCCTGGCTGAAGCCGGTGCCCACGCCCTGCGACATCGTCATGCTCATCATCGCCAGCATGCCGGGGATGACGTACTGCACGTACCTGTGCTGGCCGCCGCCCAGCGCGAGGCCGATCGAGCCGCCGAAGACGTACACGAACAGCAGCGTGAACACGATCGGCATCAGCAGGGCGTCGAACATCGACTCCGGGTCCTGCCGGATCCACAGCAGGTTGCGGCGGATGAGCGCGCCGGTGTGCCGCAGGTGCCCGCGCAGCGGGATGCGGACGTCGGTGTCGGTCAGGGTGCCGGCGCTCATGCGACGACCTCCTCGCGGGGTTCGGCGGGCGTGGTGTCCTGGGGGGCGGTGGCGCGGTGGCCGGTGAGGGACAGGAACACCTCGTCCAGGCTGGGCAGTTCGGTGGTGATGGCGGAGAGGGTGATGCCCCGCGCGGTGACCGCGCCGACCGCGGCGGTCAGCTGCTCGTCGCTGAGGATGGGCACCAGCAGGGTGCCGGACTCGGTGTCCACGGTGGTGGTGGCGAGCCCGGTGATGCCCAGCTCGTCCAGCATCGCGGCGAGCGGCCGCAGCTGCCGCGGGTCCACCGGCCGGACGCGCAGGGTGCGCCCGCCGACCCGGGCCTTCAGCTCCTCGACGCCGCCGTTCGCGATGACCTTGCCGCGGTCCACGACGGTCAGCTCGGAGGCGAGCTGCTCGGCCTCCTCCATGTACTGGGTGGTCAGCAGGACGGTGACCCCGTCGCCGACCATCGCCCCGACCTCGTCCCACACCTCGTTGCGGGTACGGGGGTCGAGGCCGGTCGTCGGCTCGTCGAGGTACAGGACCGCGGGACGCCCGATCATCGAGGCGGCCAGGTCCAGCCTGCGCCGCATGCCGCCGGAGTAGGTGCTCGCCGGGCGCCGGGCGGCCTCCGTCAGCGAGAACCGCTCCAGCAGCTCGTCGGCGCGGGCGCGGGCGTCCTTGCGGGACAGGTCGAGCAGCCGCCCGATCAGGTACAGGTTCTCCCAGCCCGGGAGCTTCTCGTCCACCGAGGCGTACTGGCCGGTGAGGCCGATCACCCGGCGCAGCTGGCGGGGCTGGCGCACGACGTCGTAGCCGGCCACGGTGGCCTGCCCGGCGTCCGGGGTGATCAGGGTGGACAGGATCCGCACGAGGGTGGTCTTGCCGGCGCCGTTGGGGCCGAGCACGCCCATCACGGTGCCCTCGCGCACGTCCAGGTCGACACCGTCCAGTGCCCTGGTCGTGCCGTAGTGCTTGACCAGC
This is a stretch of genomic DNA from Streptomyces sp. TG1A-8. It encodes these proteins:
- a CDS encoding ATP-binding cassette domain-containing protein, which codes for MTRIDDPAGGRPAVTVRGLVKHYGTTRALDGVDLDVREGTVMGVLGPNGAGKTTLVRILSTLITPDAGQATVAGYDVVRQPRQLRRVIGLTGQYASVDEKLPGWENLYLIGRLLDLSRKDARARADELLERFSLTEAARRPASTYSGGMRRRLDLAASMIGRPAVLYLDEPTTGLDPRTRNEVWDEVGAMVGDGVTVLLTTQYMEEAEQLASELTVVDRGKVIANGGVEELKARVGGRTLRVRPVDPRQLRPLAAMLDELGITGLATTTVDTESGTLLVPILSDEQLTAAVGAVTARGITLSAITTELPSLDEVFLSLTGHRATAPQDTTPAEPREEVVA